One Candidatus Bathyarchaeia archaeon genomic region harbors:
- a CDS encoding DUF2090 domain-containing protein, translated as MIDWTQRELLILAFDHRTSIIEKMFGIKGRQPNREEKGEIAEYKKMIFQGFKAALKKGVPREIAGLLVDEEFGAEILREARKSGLTFAMPVEKSGQDEFDFEYGEKYPMHIEELDPILVKVLVRYNPEGDFMMNKRQLVRLRGLSSYLQSIRKPLLFELIVPATKEQLSKLGDVKEAYDRELRPKLMVETIKQIQDAGVEPTIWKLEGVEKVADAKAVVEAAQRDGRKAGVITLGRGESKEKVQEWLKVGASIPGIIGFAVGRTIFWEPLAEYKAGKLTKSGAIEGIAQNYTDFANLWMNERKRR; from the coding sequence TTGATTGACTGGACTCAACGAGAATTGCTCATTCTAGCTTTTGACCACCGAACCTCAATCATTGAAAAAATGTTTGGAATCAAAGGCCGACAACCCAATCGAGAAGAAAAAGGAGAGATTGCTGAATACAAGAAGATGATTTTTCAAGGCTTTAAGGCAGCGTTGAAGAAAGGCGTGCCAAGGGAAATTGCCGGCTTGCTTGTTGATGAGGAATTTGGCGCAGAAATTCTTAGAGAGGCTAGGAAGAGCGGCTTGACCTTTGCCATGCCTGTTGAGAAATCTGGGCAAGACGAGTTTGACTTTGAATACGGTGAGAAGTATCCCATGCACATTGAAGAGCTTGATCCGATTTTGGTCAAAGTCTTGGTGCGATACAACCCTGAAGGCGACTTTATGATGAATAAACGGCAACTTGTAAGACTTAGAGGTCTGAGCAGTTATCTGCAGTCGATCAGAAAGCCCCTTCTCTTTGAGCTCATTGTGCCTGCTACCAAAGAACAGCTGTCTAAGCTTGGTGATGTCAAAGAGGCTTACGACCGTGAGCTTCGACCCAAATTAATGGTTGAAACGATTAAGCAAATACAGGACGCAGGAGTCGAACCCACGATTTGGAAGCTTGAGGGCGTTGAGAAAGTCGCGGATGCAAAAGCCGTTGTTGAAGCTGCGCAGAGAGATGGAAGAAAGGCTGGGGTAATAACGTTGGGGAGAGGCGAGAGCAAGGAGAAGGTTCAAGAATGGCTTAAAGTCGGTGCAAGCATTCCGGGAATTATCGGGTTTGCTGTTGGAAGGACGATTTTCTGGGAGCCTCTAGCTGAGTACAAAGCGGGAAAGCTTACCAAGTCGGGTGCGATTGAAGGAATAGCACAAAACTACACAGATTTTGCCAATCTATGGATGAATGAGAGGAAGCGCAGATAG
- a CDS encoding THUMP domain-containing protein produces MLLKDFNLLVTTARGMEEDACSEIWYLIGEMGDREVKVDKTGITGLIAAKTVLNPFTVIEKLRTVLKERPSDLRYILRAIPVEKVVHTNLAKIKQAVTELADRISLKETFRVTVEKRFTSIQTRDLIEAAAANIKRKVNLAKPNKIILIEVVGGFTGVSIVKPEDIFSTAKERT; encoded by the coding sequence ATGCTGTTGAAAGACTTCAACTTACTTGTAACTACGGCCAGGGGCATGGAGGAAGACGCCTGCTCAGAGATCTGGTATCTAATCGGCGAGATGGGCGACCGCGAAGTTAAAGTTGACAAAACCGGCATCACGGGTCTAATCGCTGCCAAGACCGTCCTAAATCCCTTTACAGTCATTGAGAAACTCAGAACAGTCCTTAAAGAAAGGCCATCTGACCTGCGCTACATTCTTCGAGCGATCCCAGTTGAAAAAGTGGTGCACACAAACCTAGCCAAAATAAAGCAGGCTGTTACAGAATTGGCTGACAGAATAAGCCTAAAAGAAACCTTCAGAGTGACAGTTGAAAAGCGGTTCACGTCGATTCAGACGCGAGATCTGATTGAAGCAGCGGCAGCCAACATCAAGAGGAAGGTGAATCTCGCCAAGCCCAACAAGATAATTTTGATTGAGGTTGTAGGCGGCTTCACAGGCGTATCAATAGTGAAGCCTGAGGATATCTTTTCGACTGCAAAAGAAAGAACATGA
- the cgi121 gene encoding KEOPS complex subunit Cgi121, with protein MNIRLADFNKHVAIAGFREVKLEDVNRFFQAVKDKTENACVQFFDASLIAGWEHLHFAVLNTLNAFKSKANISSSTAMETLLYASAQRQIKEAVRLIGIKPSTRHVAVLIIAKTPGQAESVLRVVSQLLGGRPDDSVVELTDAKTDGVRKLFDLSNAELESKLQREGFEKQALVDMVIEHMALLVTRR; from the coding sequence TTGAACATTAGGCTGGCAGATTTCAACAAGCACGTGGCAATCGCAGGTTTCAGAGAAGTCAAACTCGAAGATGTAAACCGGTTTTTCCAAGCTGTAAAAGACAAGACTGAAAATGCGTGTGTGCAGTTTTTTGACGCTTCGTTAATCGCTGGGTGGGAACACTTGCATTTCGCCGTCTTGAACACCTTAAATGCCTTCAAGTCGAAAGCCAACATTTCAAGCAGCACAGCTATGGAGACATTGCTCTACGCTTCAGCTCAACGTCAGATCAAAGAGGCTGTTAGGCTGATCGGAATAAAGCCCAGCACTCGGCATGTTGCAGTTCTCATTATAGCGAAAACGCCGGGACAAGCAGAGTCTGTTCTAAGAGTTGTTTCTCAACTTCTCGGCGGCAGACCAGACGATTCGGTTGTCGAGTTGACAGATGCCAAAACTGACGGTGTAAGGAAGCTATTCGATCTGTCAAACGCTGAGCTGGAATCGAAGCTGCAGCGCGAAGGCTTTGAGAAGCAGGCCTTGGTGGACATGGTCATTGAGCACATGGCTTTGCTGGTAACTCGGCGCTGA
- a CDS encoding phosphoribosyltransferase, whose product MPQSGFSWEFEIPTWEQIYEMLLELAKRIRKTGYAPDTVVGVSRGGWPVARVMSDLLENPEVANVKAEFYLGVAETKREPVITQPVSASVKNRKVLVVDDVADTGKSLALVKDHLKEQGATDIKIATIYYKPWSTLKPDWFERQTERWIVFPWERKETVKRILDKCRKEGVPIEQAKEALERHGLDRKLIERFIQEITEGKPA is encoded by the coding sequence GTGCCGCAGTCAGGTTTCAGCTGGGAATTCGAAATTCCCACATGGGAACAGATTTACGAAATGCTTCTGGAACTAGCCAAACGAATTCGAAAAACCGGCTATGCCCCAGACACTGTGGTAGGTGTTTCACGCGGAGGCTGGCCCGTAGCGCGAGTCATGTCAGACCTGCTTGAGAACCCAGAAGTAGCTAACGTCAAAGCAGAGTTCTATCTTGGCGTGGCCGAAACCAAAAGAGAACCCGTAATCACGCAGCCTGTGTCCGCGTCCGTGAAGAATAGGAAAGTCTTGGTTGTTGACGACGTGGCGGATACAGGGAAGAGCCTAGCACTTGTCAAGGACCACCTCAAAGAACAAGGCGCTACGGACATCAAAATCGCGACTATCTATTACAAGCCTTGGAGCACCTTGAAGCCCGACTGGTTTGAACGCCAGACCGAACGCTGGATAGTCTTCCCATGGGAACGAAAGGAAACCGTAAAGCGCATTCTAGACAAATGCAGAAAAGAAGGCGTACCAATCGAGCAGGCTAAGGAAGCATTGGAACGCCACGGATTAGACCGCAAACTGATCGAAAGATTCATCCAAGAAATCACCGAGGGAAAACCAGCTTGA
- a CDS encoding SPFH domain-containing protein, protein MPQVLEWKNPGPEEIVFKHPEDEITWGAQLIVKEFEAAVFFRDGKAYDVFGPGRHTLTTLNLTLLTGLLSRLAGYGEKPFKASVIFISTRVFAGKFGARAQTTELAPLQVHGTFWFKVESPQLFVTEVVGGQSAYSTEDVNNYLRGYLNERIIDELSRYDLLTVFTKLDETSISTKNAILDAFKRIGLDVTDLRFEGVDTTPEYRDRLFWLKQTRAPEEVLRMETVKEAAKELGKSSGAGLGTGMVLIPQIMTPAGPAPTPAAALVICPNCSARIPAISKFCPDCGTTLSAPTGTTKCPNCGHPVLNTAKFCPECGNKMKS, encoded by the coding sequence ATGCCACAAGTCTTGGAATGGAAGAACCCGGGACCGGAAGAAATAGTGTTCAAGCACCCAGAAGACGAAATCACATGGGGCGCCCAGTTAATCGTCAAAGAGTTTGAAGCTGCCGTTTTCTTCAGAGACGGAAAAGCCTACGATGTGTTTGGACCAGGCAGACACACATTGACAACATTGAACTTGACACTCTTAACAGGTCTACTGTCCCGCCTCGCAGGTTATGGAGAGAAGCCCTTCAAAGCAAGCGTCATATTCATCTCAACAAGAGTCTTCGCTGGTAAATTTGGAGCAAGAGCCCAAACCACAGAATTAGCGCCACTGCAAGTGCATGGAACTTTCTGGTTCAAGGTTGAAAGCCCACAACTGTTCGTCACTGAAGTCGTTGGCGGACAAAGCGCCTACTCAACCGAAGACGTGAACAACTACCTCCGAGGCTACTTAAACGAGAGAATCATCGACGAGCTTTCTCGCTACGACTTGCTCACGGTGTTCACAAAACTAGATGAAACAAGTATATCGACAAAAAACGCCATTCTAGACGCTTTCAAGCGAATCGGACTTGACGTAACCGACTTGCGCTTCGAAGGAGTAGACACAACCCCAGAATACCGAGACCGCTTGTTCTGGTTAAAGCAGACTCGCGCCCCTGAAGAAGTCTTGCGCATGGAAACCGTTAAAGAAGCCGCCAAAGAGCTGGGCAAATCATCTGGCGCCGGATTAGGAACGGGTATGGTTCTGATTCCCCAAATAATGACACCGGCAGGTCCAGCGCCCACACCTGCCGCAGCGCTAGTCATATGCCCAAACTGTAGCGCAAGAATACCAGCAATATCAAAATTCTGCCCAGACTGTGGAACAACCCTTTCAGCGCCAACAGGCACAACCAAATGCCCGAATTGCGGACACCCAGTGCTGAACACTGCAAAGTTCTGCCCAGAATGCGGCAACAAGATGAAAAGTTAA
- a CDS encoding zinc ribbon domain-containing protein, giving the protein MSIIQEIRCSTCGAPIKFNPGEIVATCRYCGFTQVIETGQAFVFEHSLILNEYKPEQADELARNWMKGGFLKPGDMAKASRIQEKNLVYLPFWLIPITATTNYKGVFERLTPPVIKEGKIEKKYNWLVIARKATDFPAREYDVPLEGKIPYDFKKIENGAKVLNSEIEQNDAAKTAQQQIEEAHRFLIQQDVDKIIEMKTDFEVEKPVYLHAPLWSIVYEYKGERYHIWLDGATGTVIKGDIPAAKFGLI; this is encoded by the coding sequence ATGAGCATAATCCAAGAAATCCGCTGCTCTACCTGTGGCGCACCTATCAAGTTCAATCCAGGGGAAATAGTTGCCACATGCCGCTACTGTGGCTTCACCCAAGTGATTGAAACTGGGCAAGCGTTTGTTTTCGAGCATTCCCTGATCCTGAACGAATACAAACCTGAGCAAGCCGATGAACTGGCGCGCAACTGGATGAAAGGCGGCTTCCTTAAACCAGGCGACATGGCAAAAGCGTCCAGAATTCAGGAGAAAAACCTAGTTTATCTCCCATTCTGGCTTATTCCAATTACAGCCACGACTAACTACAAAGGAGTGTTTGAGAGACTCACACCTCCCGTGATCAAAGAGGGAAAAATCGAAAAGAAATACAACTGGCTGGTTATTGCCCGCAAGGCCACTGATTTTCCCGCTCGAGAATACGATGTCCCCCTAGAAGGCAAAATTCCATACGACTTCAAAAAGATCGAAAACGGCGCCAAAGTGCTCAACAGCGAGATTGAGCAAAATGACGCTGCGAAGACAGCGCAGCAGCAGATCGAGGAGGCACATCGATTCCTGATTCAGCAAGACGTAGACAAGATAATTGAAATGAAAACCGACTTCGAGGTTGAAAAGCCAGTTTACCTTCACGCGCCTTTATGGTCCATAGTCTACGAGTACAAGGGCGAACGATACCACATCTGGCTAGACGGCGCAACAGGCACAGTTATCAAAGGCGACATACCCGCAGCCAAGTTTGGACTGATTTAA
- a CDS encoding rhomboid family intramembrane serine protease, with the protein MIPLRDENRSLTTPHITRMLIIANVIVFFITFLPDFRYPFWLNTLLGSLDSPSITIVSRSFGLIPNEVLHGTRLYTIFTSMFLHADLIHLGGNMLFLYIFGDNVEDTFGHARYFVFYFVSGIAATFAHILAVFNTIGQSFPTIGASGAISGVLGAYLVLYPRAKILSLVFFFWITIVAIPAVIFLGLWFAYQFLYGTLSGVGGGVAYWAHIGGFVAGVLFGVAWRGGRRKLDS; encoded by the coding sequence GTGATTCCGCTCCGAGACGAAAATAGGTCTTTGACGACTCCGCACATTACGCGGATGCTCATAATCGCCAACGTAATAGTTTTCTTCATCACGTTCCTTCCAGATTTTAGATATCCGTTTTGGCTTAATACCCTGCTTGGAAGCCTAGACTCGCCCTCGATCACGATCGTCAGCAGAAGTTTCGGGTTAATCCCTAACGAAGTTCTGCATGGAACTCGTCTCTACACTATCTTTACTTCCATGTTCTTGCATGCTGACCTGATCCATTTAGGTGGCAACATGCTGTTCCTGTATATCTTTGGCGATAATGTGGAAGACACGTTTGGGCATGCACGTTACTTCGTGTTTTACTTTGTATCTGGTATTGCTGCTACCTTTGCCCATATTCTAGCAGTCTTCAACACTATTGGTCAGAGTTTTCCAACTATCGGCGCATCTGGGGCGATTTCGGGAGTGTTGGGAGCTTACCTTGTCCTTTATCCTCGGGCGAAAATTCTGTCTCTCGTTTTCTTTTTCTGGATTACCATTGTGGCTATCCCCGCTGTTATTTTCCTTGGTTTATGGTTTGCCTATCAATTCCTATATGGCACTTTGTCAGGTGTAGGCGGCGGAGTGGCATACTGGGCGCATATAGGCGGCTTTGTGGCGGGGGTCTTGTTCGGAGTGGCTTGGAGAGGCGGGAGACGCAAACTTGATTCTTAG
- a CDS encoding zinc metalloprotease HtpX encodes MASLAQLKLAMILPNLLLGIVFAAFLAAIMFIVQLSLVWAFLLAGIFILIQYLIGPAIVRASTRLRYLRSGENPWLESTVSELARKSGVSSPRLAIVPSSTPNAFVFGRTSGDATLALHEGLLTQLNKEEVRGVIGHELGHIKHRDFLIMTALSSLPLLAYLIFRISFEAAWATGRTTRKKEGGGFAAALFVVSALSYIVYIIALLCVMRLSRLREHYADAYSAYVTGSPRSLGSALAKITYGLSLAPHPERDGARTLYIGDPALAKLEIQSVISKKDEYDLDRDGVLDQRELELAMEKEARSRWLTVNRLFHTHPATFQRILLLREIESEMSTGKYSNDRVYAHV; translated from the coding sequence TTGGCGTCCCTAGCTCAGCTAAAACTGGCAATGATCCTTCCCAACCTCTTGCTGGGCATCGTATTTGCCGCGTTTTTAGCTGCAATAATGTTCATTGTTCAACTCAGTCTAGTCTGGGCTTTCCTTCTAGCAGGCATTTTCATACTGATTCAATACTTGATCGGACCAGCAATTGTGAGAGCATCAACAAGACTTCGTTATCTGCGATCGGGTGAAAACCCGTGGCTAGAGTCCACGGTGAGCGAGTTGGCTCGGAAAAGCGGTGTTTCATCTCCACGTCTGGCCATCGTTCCCAGTTCGACACCGAACGCGTTTGTCTTCGGGAGAACGAGCGGAGACGCAACTCTAGCATTGCATGAGGGCTTGCTCACTCAGCTGAATAAAGAGGAGGTCAGAGGCGTCATCGGTCATGAACTCGGCCACATCAAGCACAGAGATTTCTTGATTATGACTGCGTTGTCTTCTCTACCACTCTTAGCTTACCTGATATTCAGAATATCTTTCGAGGCAGCTTGGGCGACTGGAAGAACAACGCGCAAGAAAGAAGGCGGTGGATTTGCTGCGGCTTTGTTCGTTGTAAGCGCTCTTTCCTACATTGTGTACATAATTGCCCTTTTGTGCGTCATGCGGCTCAGTCGACTTCGTGAACATTACGCAGACGCGTATTCGGCTTACGTAACTGGTTCTCCTCGAAGTCTTGGGAGTGCATTAGCGAAAATAACTTATGGATTATCGTTGGCGCCTCATCCAGAAAGAGATGGAGCTAGAACCCTCTACATCGGAGATCCTGCACTTGCAAAGCTTGAAATTCAAAGTGTAATCAGCAAGAAGGATGAATATGACCTAGATAGAGACGGTGTCCTTGACCAGCGGGAACTTGAACTGGCTATGGAAAAGGAAGCGAGATCTCGATGGTTAACCGTGAATAGGCTGTTTCACACTCATCCTGCCACGTTCCAACGCATTCTCTTGCTGCGTGAAATAGAAAGCGAAATGTCAACAGGCAAATACTCTAACGACCGAGTGTACGCGCACGTTTAG
- a CDS encoding ABC transporter ATP-binding protein codes for MTEAVKTEGIVKIYSGKETVDALKGVNISIGKGELFTLLGPNGAGKTTFLRIIATQLMPTKGDAFVLGYNVLVEPKEVRKHIAVVPQDVAAYSSYTPWDYAYNFAKLRGMAGSEAKKAADRALKAVDIQQLKKRTCATLSGGERRRALIAACLASEADVLMLDEPTSGLDAVARRGVWSALRDMVKEGKTIILTTHMMEEAEMVSDRLVIINKGVVISEGSPREIKGLAKEKYRVIVEGKFDRLDSYGEVAKLGDRNIVYVKDQDDALELLKLTLKKGLRAEASPVTLEDVFVKLVGGVNNEQVH; via the coding sequence ATGACCGAAGCAGTAAAGACTGAAGGAATCGTAAAAATTTATTCTGGCAAAGAAACCGTCGACGCCTTGAAAGGAGTCAACATATCAATCGGCAAAGGCGAACTCTTCACCCTGCTAGGCCCAAATGGCGCTGGAAAAACCACGTTCCTTCGGATTATTGCCACGCAACTCATGCCCACGAAAGGAGACGCCTTCGTTCTCGGATACAACGTCCTAGTTGAGCCAAAGGAAGTGCGCAAACACATTGCTGTTGTACCACAGGATGTAGCAGCCTATAGCAGCTACACTCCTTGGGACTATGCCTACAATTTTGCCAAGCTGAGAGGCATGGCAGGATCAGAAGCTAAGAAGGCAGCAGATAGAGCATTGAAAGCAGTGGATATTCAACAACTTAAGAAACGAACGTGTGCGACTTTGTCAGGAGGCGAAAGACGTCGAGCTTTGATCGCTGCTTGTCTAGCTTCAGAGGCGGATGTGCTCATGCTCGATGAACCTACAAGCGGCCTAGACGCCGTTGCTCGAAGAGGCGTCTGGTCAGCATTACGAGACATGGTCAAAGAGGGCAAAACCATAATCTTAACGACGCACATGATGGAAGAAGCCGAAATGGTGTCGGACAGGCTTGTGATAATCAACAAAGGAGTGGTAATATCAGAGGGCAGCCCACGCGAGATTAAAGGGTTAGCCAAGGAAAAATACCGAGTCATAGTTGAGGGTAAATTTGACAGACTCGACTCCTATGGAGAAGTGGCCAAGCTGGGCGACAGAAACATCGTATATGTGAAGGATCAAGACGACGCATTGGAACTCTTGAAGCTTACACTCAAGAAGGGTTTACGAGCTGAAGCGTCGCCGGTCACGCTTGAAGATGTTTTCGTCAAGCTTGTGGGAGGAGTGAACAATGAACAAGTTCATTAA
- a CDS encoding ABC transporter permease, with amino-acid sequence MNKFIKDSLIIAWMKSFPDLRRNPLMMVTVAFISAIPLFFMLIYAGEGMIVHGLVGAMVSTIGFIGVASAIGEISWDKYIKLREMMVAMPVSSLSYAMGIALAPLILSIPALAFFGAVATLWGIFTPTSALWTVAALLVCWASTSAASFLISTYLIKASPWLLNQISNILGIGLIFVPPVYYPETMLGSFSWISAVFPTSNAAGLIRVYLGLSEMPPTMIIIRWLILLSTTIVFIVLTSLKARWRET; translated from the coding sequence ATGAACAAGTTCATTAAAGATTCGTTGATAATCGCATGGATGAAATCCTTCCCTGATCTGAGGAGAAACCCGCTGATGATGGTAACGGTTGCCTTCATCAGCGCCATCCCATTGTTCTTCATGCTCATTTACGCTGGCGAAGGAATGATCGTCCACGGCTTGGTCGGCGCAATGGTTTCTACGATAGGGTTCATAGGAGTGGCGTCAGCCATTGGCGAAATATCGTGGGATAAATACATCAAACTTAGAGAAATGATGGTGGCGATGCCTGTCAGTTCGCTTTCCTACGCTATGGGCATAGCGTTGGCTCCGCTAATTCTTTCAATTCCAGCTCTGGCTTTCTTCGGAGCAGTGGCCACGTTGTGGGGTATCTTCACGCCCACCTCAGCATTGTGGACCGTTGCAGCGCTTCTCGTCTGCTGGGCTTCCACTAGCGCGGCCAGCTTCCTCATATCCACATACCTCATTAAAGCGAGTCCTTGGCTGCTCAACCAAATATCCAACATTCTGGGAATCGGATTGATTTTCGTGCCGCCAGTTTACTATCCAGAAACAATGTTAGGCAGTTTTAGCTGGATATCAGCGGTGTTTCCAACGTCGAACGCAGCTGGGTTGATCAGGGTCTATCTTGGTTTGTCCGAGATGCCGCCGACAATGATCATTATTCGATGGTTAATTCTACTTTCGACAACGATCGTTTTCATTGTACTGACTTCCCTGAAAGCCAGATGGAGAGAAACCTAG
- a CDS encoding helix-turn-helix domain-containing protein has product MLRFKYALTNDGERRVTKNEFYLQQTPKYRGYTERIFRALYVSEPLTIAEISQSTGIDRRSVNGVITFNLMAGYIKREYL; this is encoded by the coding sequence ATGTTAAGGTTTAAATATGCCTTAACTAATGATGGGGAGAGGAGAGTCACAAAGAACGAGTTTTACTTACAGCAGACTCCAAAGTACCGAGGCTACACCGAGAGAATCTTCAGAGCCTTGTATGTTTCAGAGCCCCTCACTATAGCGGAGATTAGTCAATCCACGGGAATCGACAGGCGTTCAGTCAACGGCGTCATAACCTTCAACTTGATGGCTGGCTACATCAAACGCGAATATCTGTGA
- a CDS encoding MBL fold metallo-hydrolase codes for MTQKASVTKNGAVLLGKQVACDSHDPNRPIRAVTHAHYDHLGGLQQSLRKCKAVVMTPATRDLLTVLRGRTSLARGNIYALNYGETLKYDGERVTLHPADHILGAAQVLVEDHDGARIVYSGDFRMSHTPILKTDILVLEATYGNAFQVRPFKKIVEPTLISLVESALRTGPLYIFGYHGKLQEVMQILHENDIEAPFILPEKVFHIAKVCERYGMHLGKVLSADEEEAKEIAMRNEPHVAFYHMNSKRYVGANAFRICVSGWEFSGPRRQVGPNEHIVALSDHADFKELLQYVSESRPKLVITDNYRVGDAVGLAREIEKRLGIPAKALPS; via the coding sequence ATGACTCAAAAGGCTTCTGTAACCAAGAATGGCGCAGTTCTACTAGGCAAACAGGTTGCATGCGACTCACACGATCCAAACCGCCCAATACGAGCTGTCACACATGCACATTACGACCATCTTGGTGGACTGCAGCAGAGCCTGAGAAAATGTAAAGCTGTGGTTATGACGCCAGCAACAAGGGATCTGTTAACCGTTCTGCGTGGACGGACCTCTCTGGCTAGAGGAAATATTTATGCTTTAAACTATGGTGAAACCCTAAAGTATGATGGCGAAAGGGTAACCCTGCATCCTGCCGACCACATCTTGGGTGCTGCACAAGTTCTGGTCGAAGACCACGACGGAGCCAGAATAGTTTACTCCGGCGATTTTCGAATGTCACACACGCCCATCTTAAAAACAGACATACTGGTTCTTGAGGCCACGTATGGCAACGCTTTTCAGGTACGCCCCTTCAAGAAAATTGTTGAACCCACCCTTATCTCGCTTGTGGAATCAGCGTTGAGAACAGGTCCGCTCTACATTTTTGGCTATCATGGAAAACTGCAGGAGGTCATGCAAATACTCCACGAAAACGACATCGAAGCGCCGTTTATACTTCCTGAGAAGGTTTTTCACATAGCCAAGGTTTGTGAACGCTACGGCATGCATCTGGGCAAAGTTCTGTCAGCAGACGAAGAGGAAGCCAAGGAGATTGCCATGAGAAATGAACCGCATGTCGCCTTCTACCACATGAACTCCAAGCGGTATGTGGGCGCTAATGCTTTCCGGATCTGTGTCAGCGGTTGGGAGTTCAGTGGACCGCGTAGACAGGTTGGACCCAACGAGCACATTGTGGCATTGAGCGACCATGCTGATTTTAAGGAGCTTTTGCAGTACGTTAGCGAAAGCAGGCCCAAACTTGTCATAACTGATAACTATCGCGTGGGCGACGCTGTAGGTTTGGCACGTGAAATTGAGAAGCGGTTAGGCATACCGGCTAAAGCGTTACCGTCATGA
- a CDS encoding inositol-3-phosphate synthase, producing the protein MPRKEVRVAIAGVGNCASALVQGVEYYKNAKEKISVPGLMHVKFGDYHIRDVKFVAAFDVNRNKIGKDLAEAIWAKPNCCAKFADVPKTDVKVLPGPILDGVAPHMKEPFYTYDEKAMKPADVAEALREAKADVLVNFIPVGSNKATRAYVDACLKAKCALANCIPEFIASDPKWAMRFEKARLPVAGDDIKSQLGATILHRNLVKLCLDRGIEIDETYQLNLGGNTDFLNMTVEERLHTKRISKTEAVTSLVPYKLPTRIGPSDYVPFLGDKKICHIFLKGRKFGNQPVTLTAKLEVEDSPNSAGVVIDVVRAVKIALDRGISGALTSISAYAFKHPPRQVPDDQAKQWVEDYIQGKHGK; encoded by the coding sequence GTGCCACGAAAAGAAGTTCGCGTTGCCATCGCCGGTGTCGGCAACTGTGCGTCAGCACTAGTCCAAGGCGTGGAGTACTACAAAAACGCAAAAGAGAAGATAAGTGTTCCTGGTTTGATGCATGTTAAGTTTGGTGACTATCATATTCGTGACGTGAAGTTTGTGGCTGCTTTTGACGTGAACAGGAACAAGATCGGGAAGGATTTGGCAGAAGCCATTTGGGCTAAGCCAAACTGCTGCGCAAAATTCGCAGACGTGCCCAAGACTGATGTTAAAGTCTTGCCTGGTCCAATTCTCGACGGAGTTGCACCTCACATGAAAGAACCCTTTTACACCTACGACGAGAAAGCAATGAAACCCGCGGATGTTGCAGAAGCCTTGCGCGAAGCTAAGGCGGATGTACTTGTGAACTTTATTCCGGTAGGCAGTAACAAGGCAACGAGGGCTTATGTTGACGCTTGCTTGAAAGCAAAATGCGCCTTAGCCAACTGCATTCCCGAGTTCATCGCTTCAGATCCGAAGTGGGCTATGCGTTTCGAAAAGGCGCGGTTGCCAGTGGCAGGCGACGACATCAAAAGTCAGCTAGGCGCTACTATACTTCACCGCAACCTCGTCAAACTATGCCTAGACAGAGGCATCGAAATCGACGAAACTTACCAACTTAACTTAGGCGGCAACACCGACTTCCTTAACATGACGGTTGAAGAGCGCTTACACACAAAGCGCATCAGCAAAACCGAAGCTGTAACCAGCCTTGTTCCATACAAACTGCCAACCCGCATTGGACCATCCGATTACGTGCCGTTTCTAGGCGACAAAAAAATCTGCCACATCTTCCTTAAAGGCAGAAAATTCGGCAACCAACCCGTAACTTTAACAGCTAAGCTTGAGGTGGAAGACTCGCCTAACAGCGCAGGCGTGGTCATTGACGTGGTTAGAGCCGTCAAGATAGCCTTGGACAGAGGCATAAGTGGCGCTTTAACAAGCATTTCAGCCTACGCCTTCAAACACCCACCGCGGCAAGTGCCAGATGACCAAGCCAAACAGTGGGTTGAGGACTACATACAAGGAAAGCATGGGAAATAG